In Massilia violaceinigra, one DNA window encodes the following:
- a CDS encoding urease accessory protein UreD, with the protein MRDCHQTDPTQSAWQASLRLRFADDAGTTRLMERVHSGPLRVQKPLYPEGPRICHAIIVHPPGGVVGGDRLSVGVAVGDASHAFLTSPGAAKWYRANGNISRQDVLIEAGTGAAVEWMPQEAIFFNGAHVALEQRVELAANASYIGCDILCFGRSASGETFDSGTITQHTQIRRGGKLLWWEQGALHGGSAAMHSPLGLNGASVCATLVGVGKPAGGALIDAMRALDPALGITQIKSVFVARYLGNDSESARRAIFSVWQLLRPHLLGCAAPLPRIWTT; encoded by the coding sequence ATGCGAGATTGCCACCAGACCGATCCGACCCAAAGTGCATGGCAAGCCAGCCTGCGGCTGCGCTTTGCCGACGATGCGGGCACCACGCGCCTGATGGAGCGTGTCCACAGCGGGCCGCTGCGCGTGCAAAAACCGCTGTATCCGGAAGGCCCGCGCATCTGCCACGCCATCATCGTGCACCCGCCGGGCGGCGTGGTGGGCGGCGACCGGTTGTCGGTGGGCGTGGCCGTGGGCGACGCCAGTCACGCCTTTCTTACTTCGCCCGGCGCCGCCAAATGGTATCGCGCCAACGGCAACATCTCGCGCCAGGACGTGCTGATCGAAGCCGGCACCGGCGCGGCGGTCGAATGGATGCCGCAGGAAGCCATCTTCTTCAACGGCGCCCACGTGGCGCTGGAACAACGGGTCGAACTGGCCGCCAACGCCAGCTATATCGGTTGCGACATCCTGTGCTTCGGCCGGAGCGCCTCGGGTGAAACCTTCGACAGCGGCACCATCACCCAGCACACGCAGATTCGCCGTGGCGGCAAGCTGCTGTGGTGGGAGCAGGGCGCGCTGCACGGCGGCAGCGCCGCCATGCACAGCCCATTGGGACTGAACGGCGCCAGCGTCTGCGCCACCCTGGTCGGCGTCGGCAAGCCGGCCGGCGGCGCCCTGATCGACGCCATGCGCGCGCTCGATCCGGCACTTGGCATCACCCAAATCAAATCGGTATTCGTCGCGCGCTACCTGGGCAACGACAGCGAAAGCGCGCGCCGCGCCATTTTCAGCGTGTGGCAGTTACTGCGCCCGCACCTGCTCGGGTGCGCCGCGCCGCTGCCGCGCATCTGGACTACCTAG
- a CDS encoding urease subunit gamma has translation MDLTPREKDKLLIFTAALLAERRMARGLKLNYPEAVALISAAIMEGARDGKTVAQLMSEGAAILTRADVMDGIAEMIPDIQVEATFPDGSKLVTVHNPIP, from the coding sequence ATGGACCTGACCCCGCGCGAAAAAGACAAACTGCTGATCTTCACCGCCGCCTTGCTGGCCGAACGGCGCATGGCGCGCGGCCTCAAACTCAATTATCCGGAAGCCGTGGCGCTGATCAGCGCGGCCATCATGGAGGGCGCGCGCGACGGCAAGACGGTGGCGCAGCTGATGTCCGAGGGCGCCGCCATCCTGACCCGTGCCGATGTCATGGACGGCATCGCCGAGATGATCCCCGACATCCAGGTCGAAGCGACTTTCCCGGACGGCAGCAAGCTCGTGACCGTCCACAACCCCATTCCCTGA
- a CDS encoding urease subunit beta, protein MIPGEYLLADGDIELNAGRATRTVVVANSGDRPIQVGSHFHFFEVNTALQFARSAAIGMRLNIASGTAVRFEPGQQRTVELVALGGERMVFGFNGLVMGELPPHGGN, encoded by the coding sequence ATGATACCTGGCGAATACCTGCTGGCCGACGGCGACATTGAGCTCAACGCCGGCCGCGCCACCCGCACCGTGGTGGTGGCAAACAGCGGCGACCGGCCAATCCAGGTCGGCTCGCACTTTCACTTCTTCGAAGTGAATACGGCGCTGCAGTTCGCGCGCAGCGCGGCGATCGGCATGCGGCTCAATATCGCCTCCGGCACCGCGGTGCGTTTCGAGCCCGGCCAGCAGCGCACCGTGGAACTGGTGGCGCTTGGGGGCGAGCGCATGGTGTTCGGCTTCAACGGCCTGGTGATGGGCGAACTGCCGCCGCATGGAGGCAACTAG
- the ureC gene encoding urease subunit alpha → MPSISRRAYADMFGPTTGDRIRLADTDLFIEIERDFAIHGEEVKFGGGKTIRDGMGQSQRLHAGVMDTVITNAVIVDHWGIVKADIGLKNGLIAAIGKAGNPDVQPGVTMAIGGATEIIAGEGMIVTAGGVDTHIHFICPQQIEEALMSGITTMIGGGTGPATGTAATTCTPGPWHLHAMLGAADAFPMNLGFMGKGNVSLPGPLEEQVLAGAIGLKLHEDWGSTPAAIDNCLAVAERMDVQVALHSDTLNEGGFLETTLDAFKDRTIHTFHTEGAGGGHAPDIIAAVGQDNVLPSSTNPTRPFTVNTLDEHLDMLMVCHHLDPAIAEDVAFAESRIRRETIAAEDILHDLGAISMMSSDSQAMGRVGEVIMRTWQTAHKMKQQRGPLAPDSSRSDNFRVKRYIAKYTINPAITHGVSHAVGSLEVGKIADIVLWKPAFFGVKPSLIVKGGMIAAAQMGDPNASIPTPQPVHYRMMFGAFGGGLKKSFTFVSQAAYDAGIGAQLGLTKTLIPVHGMRHLRKRDMIHNGATPYMEVDPETYEVRADGQLLVCEAATVLPMAQRYFLF, encoded by the coding sequence ATGCCCTCGATCAGCCGCCGCGCCTATGCCGACATGTTCGGCCCCACCACGGGCGACCGCATCCGCCTCGCCGACACCGACCTGTTCATCGAGATCGAGCGCGACTTCGCCATCCACGGCGAGGAAGTCAAGTTCGGGGGCGGCAAAACCATCCGCGACGGCATGGGCCAGTCGCAGCGGCTGCACGCCGGCGTGATGGATACCGTCATCACCAACGCCGTCATTGTCGACCACTGGGGTATCGTCAAGGCCGACATCGGCCTGAAAAACGGCCTGATCGCCGCCATCGGCAAGGCCGGCAACCCGGATGTGCAGCCCGGAGTGACCATGGCCATCGGCGGCGCCACCGAAATCATCGCCGGCGAAGGCATGATCGTCACCGCCGGCGGGGTCGACACGCACATCCACTTCATCTGCCCGCAGCAGATCGAAGAAGCGCTCATGAGCGGCATCACCACCATGATCGGCGGCGGAACGGGACCTGCGACCGGCACCGCGGCCACCACCTGCACGCCCGGGCCCTGGCACCTGCACGCGATGCTGGGCGCGGCCGACGCCTTTCCGATGAACCTGGGCTTCATGGGCAAGGGGAATGTGAGCTTGCCAGGGCCGCTGGAGGAACAGGTGCTGGCCGGCGCCATCGGCCTGAAACTGCACGAGGACTGGGGCAGCACCCCGGCCGCCATCGACAACTGCCTGGCGGTGGCCGAGCGCATGGACGTGCAGGTGGCCCTGCATTCGGACACGCTCAACGAAGGCGGTTTTTTGGAGACCACGCTGGACGCCTTCAAGGACCGCACCATCCACACCTTTCATACGGAAGGCGCGGGCGGCGGCCATGCGCCGGACATCATCGCCGCCGTCGGGCAGGACAACGTGCTGCCGTCGTCGACCAATCCAACCCGCCCGTTCACCGTCAACACGCTCGACGAACATCTCGACATGCTGATGGTGTGCCATCACCTGGACCCGGCGATTGCGGAAGACGTGGCGTTCGCCGAGTCGCGCATCCGGCGCGAGACCATCGCCGCCGAGGATATCCTGCACGACCTTGGCGCGATCTCGATGATGTCATCCGACTCGCAAGCCATGGGCCGGGTGGGCGAGGTGATCATGCGCACCTGGCAGACCGCGCACAAGATGAAGCAGCAGCGCGGGCCGCTCGCGCCGGATTCGTCGCGCAGCGATAACTTCCGCGTCAAGCGCTACATCGCCAAGTACACCATCAACCCGGCCATTACGCACGGCGTGTCGCACGCGGTCGGCTCCCTGGAAGTGGGCAAGATCGCCGATATCGTGCTCTGGAAGCCGGCCTTTTTCGGCGTCAAGCCCTCGCTGATCGTCAAGGGCGGCATGATCGCGGCGGCCCAGATGGGCGACCCGAACGCCTCGATCCCCACGCCGCAGCCGGTGCACTACCGCATGATGTTCGGCGCCTTTGGCGGCGGCCTGAAAAAGTCTTTTACTTTTGTCTCGCAAGCCGCATACGACGCCGGCATCGGCGCGCAACTGGGTTTGACCAAAACGCTCATTCCCGTGCACGGCATGCGCCACCTGCGCAAGCGCGACATGATCCACAACGGCGCCACGCCGTATATGGAAGTCGATCCCGAAACCTATGAAGTGCGCGCCGACGGCCAGCTTTTGGTCTGCGAGGCGGCCACTGTGCTGCCGATGGCGCAGCGCTATTTCCTGTTCTGA
- the ureE gene encoding urease accessory protein UreE — translation MMTLHTKLAHAERVDDELVLAYDQREKCRLRARLAGGDEVALFMVRGTVLRDGELLTGAEGRVVRVVAASEPTYVVHCDTPLTMARCAFHLGNRHTQARIGDGFLRIRVDPVLKEMVEGLGARVVQENAPFEPEAGAYAGGGHSHGHEGHLLAPVPLRQKIHRPSDPAPA, via the coding sequence ATGATGACCTTGCACACCAAGCTGGCGCACGCCGAACGCGTCGACGATGAACTGGTGCTGGCCTACGACCAGCGCGAAAAATGCCGCCTGCGCGCGCGACTGGCGGGCGGCGACGAAGTGGCGCTGTTCATGGTGCGCGGCACGGTGCTGCGCGACGGCGAGCTGCTGACCGGCGCTGAAGGACGCGTGGTGCGCGTCGTCGCCGCCAGCGAACCGACCTACGTGGTCCACTGCGACACACCTTTGACCATGGCGCGCTGCGCCTTTCACCTGGGGAACCGGCATACGCAGGCGCGGATCGGCGACGGCTTCCTGCGCATCCGGGTCGACCCGGTGCTCAAGGAAATGGTGGAGGGACTGGGTGCGCGCGTGGTGCAGGAGAACGCGCCGTTCGAGCCGGAGGCGGGGGCGTACGCGGGTGGAGGGCACAGCCACGGCCATGAGGGCCATCTGCTCGCACCGGTGCCGCTGCGCCAGAAAATTCACCGGCCCAGCGATCCGGCGCCGGCATGA
- a CDS encoding urease accessory protein UreF: MNATALLHLLQFASPALPIGGYSYSQGVEAALEAGLVADADSGRAWIARYLDEVVAQWDAPLFWRLLKAFEAHDDASVALWSERFLASRDSAEFRAETIQMGYSLTRLIAELGVADVAALGPEVALPTAFACAVDALGIPHEEALLAMLFSMVENQVLVCVKSVPLGQVAGQRMLLSLRGEIEQAARRAQTLGDDAMSNWSPGLSMLSMRHEAQHGRLYRS; the protein is encoded by the coding sequence ATGAACGCCACCGCGCTGCTGCATTTGCTGCAGTTTGCCAGCCCGGCGCTGCCGATTGGCGGCTACAGCTATTCGCAAGGGGTGGAAGCGGCGCTGGAGGCGGGCCTGGTCGCCGATGCCGACAGCGGCCGCGCATGGATTGCACGCTACCTGGACGAAGTCGTGGCGCAGTGGGATGCGCCGCTGTTCTGGCGCCTGCTCAAGGCGTTCGAGGCGCATGACGACGCATCGGTCGCCTTGTGGAGCGAACGTTTCCTGGCCTCGCGCGATAGCGCGGAGTTTCGCGCCGAGACAATCCAGATGGGCTACTCGCTCACGCGCCTGATCGCGGAGCTGGGCGTGGCAGACGTGGCGGCGCTCGGGCCGGAGGTGGCGCTGCCGACGGCCTTTGCCTGCGCGGTCGACGCGCTCGGCATCCCGCACGAGGAAGCATTGCTGGCGATGCTGTTCTCAATGGTCGAGAACCAGGTGCTGGTGTGCGTCAAGTCGGTTCCGCTCGGGCAGGTGGCGGGCCAGCGCATGCTGCTGTCCCTGCGCGGCGAGATCGAACAGGCGGCGCGCCGCGCGCAAACGCTGGGCGACGATGCAATGTCGAACTGGTCGCCCGGCCTGTCCATGCTGTCGATGCGGCACGAGGCGCAGCACGGCAGATTGTACCGATCATGA
- the ureG gene encoding urease accessory protein UreG, with amino-acid sequence MTSNPLRVGIGGPVGSGKTALCEMLCKSMRDQFDMAVITNDIYTREDMEILLRAGALPAERLMGVETGGCPHTAIREDASINLEAIARMQADFPDLDLILIESGGDNLAATFSPELSDLTLYVIDVAGGEKIPRKGGPGITRSDLLIINKTDLAPHVGANLDIMAHDARRQRGERPFIFTNLRSGEGVEAVVAFIREQGLLDAKTGEDTP; translated from the coding sequence ATGACATCAAATCCCCTGCGGGTCGGCATTGGCGGCCCGGTTGGTTCCGGCAAGACGGCACTGTGCGAGATGCTATGCAAAAGCATGCGCGACCAGTTCGACATGGCGGTCATCACCAACGACATCTACACGCGCGAAGACATGGAGATCCTGCTGCGCGCCGGGGCGCTGCCGGCCGAGCGCCTGATGGGCGTGGAGACGGGCGGCTGCCCGCACACGGCGATCCGCGAGGACGCTTCGATCAACCTGGAAGCCATCGCGCGCATGCAGGCCGACTTTCCCGACCTGGACCTGATCCTGATCGAGTCCGGCGGCGACAACCTGGCGGCGACCTTCAGCCCCGAGCTGTCGGACCTGACCCTGTATGTAATCGACGTGGCCGGCGGCGAAAAGATACCGCGCAAGGGTGGCCCCGGCATTACACGTTCCGATCTGCTGATCATCAATAAGACCGACCTGGCGCCCCACGTGGGGGCCAATCTCGACATCATGGCGCACGACGCGCGGCGCCAGCGCGGCGAACGTCCCTTCATCTTCACCAACCTGCGCAGCGGCGAAGGCGTGGAGGCTGTGGTGGCTTTCATCCGCGAACAGGGCCTGCTCGATGCCAAAACAGGAGAAGACACGCCATGA
- a CDS encoding HupE/UreJ family protein produces the protein MKKTLAFALCLLALPAAAHPGHDAVAGFAAGFAHPFSGIDHLLAMLGVGLWSRQQGRGVLLPVFVSMMALGAAVQVGVPIEAGLAATVLLIGALLAGAARVPAALAMALVAGFALLHGQAHGRELLGVASAAGFLSASAVLLAAGYAAGSARVTQLAGAAIGAGGVLLLAAMA, from the coding sequence ATGAAAAAGACACTCGCCTTTGCACTGTGCCTGCTCGCGCTGCCCGCCGCAGCCCATCCCGGCCACGACGCCGTGGCCGGTTTCGCGGCCGGCTTTGCGCATCCGTTCAGCGGCATCGATCATCTGCTGGCCATGCTGGGCGTTGGCTTGTGGAGCCGGCAGCAGGGCAGGGGCGTGCTGCTGCCGGTGTTTGTATCGATGATGGCGCTTGGCGCGGCCGTGCAGGTGGGCGTGCCGATCGAGGCAGGGCTGGCCGCTACCGTGTTGCTCATCGGCGCGCTGCTGGCGGGCGCCGCGCGCGTGCCGGCCGCGCTGGCGATGGCGCTGGTGGCTGGCTTCGCGCTGCTGCACGGCCAAGCGCATGGACGCGAGCTGCTCGGCGTGGCCAGCGCCGCGGGCTTCCTTAGTGCGAGTGCTGTGCTGCTGGCAGCCGGCTATGCGGCCGGCAGTGCGCGCGTGACGCAGCTGGCCGGCGCGGCGATTGGTGCTGGGGGCGTGCTGCTGCTTGCCGCGATGGCCTGA
- a CDS encoding ArsR/SmtB family transcription factor — protein MQTKQALAALSAVAQESRLAVFRLLVQAGPAGMAASHIATQLGIAPSSLSFHLKELTHAALVTARQDGRFVIYAADFATMNALIGFLTENCCSGAPCTPPTLPESPQ, from the coding sequence ATGCAAACCAAACAGGCATTGGCGGCGCTGAGCGCCGTGGCGCAGGAATCGCGCCTGGCGGTGTTTCGCCTGCTGGTGCAGGCCGGGCCGGCCGGCATGGCCGCCAGCCACATCGCCACGCAGCTGGGCATCGCGCCATCGTCGCTGTCGTTCCACCTCAAGGAACTGACGCATGCGGCACTGGTGACGGCACGCCAGGACGGCCGTTTCGTGATCTATGCCGCCGATTTCGCGACGATGAATGCGCTGATCGGTTTCCTGACCGAGAACTGCTGCAGCGGCGCGCCGTGCACTCCCCCGACACTTCCCGAGAGCCCTCAATGA
- the arsC gene encoding arsenate reductase (glutaredoxin) (This arsenate reductase requires both glutathione and glutaredoxin to convert arsenate to arsenite, after which the efflux transporter formed by ArsA and ArsB can extrude the arsenite from the cell, providing resistance.), producing MTITIYHNARCSNSRRALELIRASGAEPHVVDYLAEPPTRAVLADLIARAGLGVRDAMRTKEPEYADLGLADPAVGDDALLDAMVAHPTLINRPFVVTPLGVRLCRPGDLVLDILPPKEA from the coding sequence ATGACCATCACCATCTATCACAATGCGCGCTGCAGCAATTCGCGCCGCGCCCTGGAACTGATACGCGCCAGCGGCGCCGAGCCGCATGTCGTCGACTACCTTGCCGAGCCACCCACGCGCGCCGTGCTGGCCGACCTGATTGCACGCGCGGGGCTTGGCGTGCGCGACGCCATGCGCACCAAGGAACCGGAATACGCCGATCTTGGCCTGGCCGATCCGGCCGTGGGCGACGATGCCCTGCTGGACGCCATGGTGGCGCATCCGACCCTGATCAACCGCCCGTTCGTGGTCACGCCGCTGGGTGTGCGCCTGTGCCGTCCCGGCGACCTTGTACTCGACATCCTGCCACCGAAGGAAGCATGA
- the arsH gene encoding arsenical resistance protein ArsH gives MTLPNLSEAQFDLPTEDKLAPPVRFDHAPRILLLYGSLRERSFSRFLTEEAARILAHMGAEVRIFDPHGLPVTDSEAATHPKVAELRALSLWSEGQVWCSPERHGAITSVMKNQIDWIPLEVGATRPTQGRTLAVMQVSGGSQSFNTVNTLRLLGRWMRMVTIPNQSSVPKAYEQFDEAGRMKPSPYYDRVVDVMEELFKFTLLVRERSDYLVDRYSERRDAAQRQA, from the coding sequence ATGACCCTGCCCAACCTGAGCGAAGCGCAGTTCGACCTGCCGACCGAGGATAAGCTGGCACCGCCGGTGCGCTTCGACCATGCGCCGCGCATCCTGCTGCTGTACGGCTCCCTGCGCGAGCGCTCGTTCAGCCGCTTTCTGACCGAAGAAGCGGCGCGCATTCTGGCCCACATGGGCGCCGAAGTGCGCATTTTCGATCCGCATGGCCTGCCCGTGACCGACAGCGAAGCGGCCACGCACCCCAAGGTGGCCGAACTGCGCGCGTTGTCGCTCTGGTCGGAAGGGCAGGTATGGTGCAGCCCTGAGCGGCATGGCGCCATCACGTCCGTAATGAAGAACCAGATCGACTGGATTCCGCTCGAAGTCGGTGCCACCCGGCCGACCCAGGGACGCACGCTGGCGGTGATGCAGGTATCGGGCGGCTCGCAGTCGTTCAATACCGTCAATACCCTGCGCCTGCTTGGACGCTGGATGCGCATGGTGACGATTCCGAACCAGTCGTCGGTGCCGAAGGCGTACGAGCAGTTCGACGAGGCCGGGCGCATGAAGCCGTCGCCGTATTACGACCGCGTGGTCGATGTGATGGAGGAGCTGTTCAAGTTCACGCTGCTGGTGCGCGAGCGCAGCGATTATCTGGTCGACCGCTACAGCGAGCGGCGCGACGCCGCCCAGCGCCAGGCCTAG
- a CDS encoding diacylglycerol kinase family protein, whose protein sequence is MNETKNVSTPEPFSLAARSKSFGYAIAGIVFMLKTQHNAWLHLIATMIVAGMAFYFKVSAADWRWLVVAMVAVWVAETINTAVEYVCDVVSPGYAIAVKHAKDIAAGGVLIAAVGAVLIGALTFWPYF, encoded by the coding sequence ATGAACGAGACCAAAAACGTCAGCACGCCGGAGCCCTTTTCGCTGGCGGCGCGCTCCAAGAGCTTCGGCTACGCCATCGCGGGCATCGTCTTCATGCTCAAAACCCAGCACAACGCCTGGCTGCACCTGATCGCGACCATGATCGTGGCGGGAATGGCGTTCTATTTCAAGGTCAGCGCGGCCGACTGGCGCTGGCTGGTGGTGGCGATGGTGGCCGTGTGGGTAGCCGAGACCATCAACACGGCGGTCGAATACGTCTGCGACGTGGTCTCGCCGGGCTACGCGATCGCCGTCAAGCATGCCAAGGACATCGCGGCTGGCGGCGTGCTGATCGCGGCCGTCGGCGCGGTGCTGATCGGCGCGCTGACGTTCTGGCCGTATTTCTAG
- a CDS encoding linalool dehydratase/isomerase domain-containing protein, whose product MNSHHTDIALLPPYERLFGPVTQARIIRLCVLYLALLGAGSAILFVSHQDNLRIFGMGLIVPGGGFLAHADICTQNGIGHLLAALAGMAAFGFSLMIWFGTGNILAPPLVWLGLAMGAATMRHGALRESTVDMVFAGLALTMGATAVAMATWFALGRRQRRIDNTYLASQTGRLDLIFDADITPAHAAEMSLEHLQRLRFALDRALQPLDQFNGFEKIDQFQTAATRYQLNFLAYGVALTQARFTPAFRGYMHDAQIALLDKQAQHQVWSYWKLENLWGNLRADPDPVARENIMYTGFVALQMALFSASTGRRDFSETGRFTLTHPSGQRYAHDAASLVQRLEHEYSTSPYYLIACEPNWVYPLCNTIGASAIMAFDAQHQEQRWAARAQDFRHHLEAEFLDGFGRYIPCKSARTGLALPAVGGVMPLAMPCFFLNVIAPDLARRQWLLLRRQLFDRNGAFRRRAFWPIDTGNYGFSRASAYSATALAAAELGDSAVYSACLDALEKECPSVLKDGVIHRRKASVWAHGVELMARAGARDDFRDVIAAPKPVTGPQLDSLAYPAILVASAHAGHDALRAVLYADGVHAIGLRGLQPNAHYLANGIPITANANGQARFDLALNGRTSLHVQPQGGG is encoded by the coding sequence ATGAATTCACACCACACCGACATTGCCCTCCTGCCGCCGTATGAACGCCTGTTCGGCCCCGTTACGCAGGCAAGAATTATTCGTCTGTGCGTTTTGTATCTGGCTTTGTTGGGCGCCGGATCGGCAATCCTGTTCGTGTCGCACCAGGATAACCTGCGCATCTTCGGCATGGGATTGATCGTGCCCGGCGGCGGCTTCCTGGCCCATGCCGACATCTGCACCCAAAACGGCATCGGCCACCTGCTTGCCGCTCTCGCCGGCATGGCCGCTTTTGGGTTTTCGCTGATGATCTGGTTCGGCACGGGCAATATCCTTGCCCCGCCCCTGGTCTGGCTAGGGCTGGCCATGGGCGCGGCCACCATGCGCCATGGCGCGCTGCGCGAATCCACCGTCGACATGGTCTTTGCCGGTCTGGCGCTGACGATGGGTGCCACGGCGGTCGCCATGGCCACCTGGTTCGCGCTCGGGCGCCGCCAAAGGCGGATCGACAATACTTATCTGGCCAGCCAGACCGGCCGCCTCGACCTGATTTTCGACGCCGACATCACCCCCGCTCACGCGGCCGAAATGTCCCTTGAACACCTCCAGCGCCTGCGCTTTGCGCTCGACCGCGCCCTGCAGCCCCTCGACCAGTTCAATGGCTTCGAAAAAATCGACCAGTTTCAAACCGCCGCCACCCGCTATCAGCTGAACTTCCTGGCGTACGGCGTGGCGCTGACCCAGGCGCGTTTCACGCCGGCCTTTCGCGGCTACATGCACGATGCCCAAATCGCTCTGCTCGACAAACAGGCGCAGCACCAGGTCTGGTCGTACTGGAAGCTGGAAAACCTGTGGGGCAACCTGCGAGCCGATCCCGACCCGGTGGCGCGCGAAAACATCATGTACACCGGCTTCGTGGCGCTGCAAATGGCGCTGTTCAGTGCCAGCACCGGACGCCGCGACTTTTCAGAAACTGGCCGCTTTACCCTCACCCACCCGTCGGGCCAACGCTATGCGCACGATGCCGCCTCGCTGGTGCAGCGCCTTGAACACGAGTACAGCACCTCGCCCTACTATCTGATAGCGTGCGAACCGAATTGGGTCTACCCGCTCTGCAATACCATCGGCGCGAGCGCCATCATGGCGTTTGACGCCCAGCATCAGGAGCAGCGCTGGGCCGCCCGCGCGCAGGACTTTCGCCATCACCTGGAAGCCGAGTTCCTCGACGGTTTCGGGCGCTATATTCCGTGCAAATCGGCCCGCACCGGCCTGGCCTTGCCGGCTGTCGGCGGCGTGATGCCGCTGGCGATGCCGTGCTTCTTCCTCAACGTGATCGCGCCCGACCTGGCGCGCCGCCAGTGGCTGCTGCTGCGCCGCCAGCTGTTCGACCGCAACGGCGCATTCCGCCGCCGCGCCTTCTGGCCTATCGATACCGGCAACTACGGCTTCTCGCGCGCCAGCGCCTACAGCGCCACCGCTCTGGCGGCCGCGGAACTGGGCGACAGCGCTGTCTACAGCGCCTGCCTGGACGCGCTGGAAAAAGAATGCCCGAGTGTGCTCAAGGATGGCGTGATCCACCGCCGCAAGGCGTCGGTATGGGCCCATGGCGTGGAACTGATGGCCCGCGCCGGCGCGCGCGACGACTTTCGCGATGTCATCGCCGCACCGAAGCCGGTAACGGGACCGCAGCTGGACAGCCTTGCCTACCCCGCCATCCTGGTCGCCAGCGCCCACGCCGGCCATGACGCCCTGCGCGCGGTGCTCTACGCCGACGGCGTCCACGCCATCGGCTTGCGTGGCCTGCAGCCGAACGCACATTATCTTGCCAACGGCATCCCCATCACGGCCAACGCCAACGGTCAGGCGCGCTTCGATTTGGCGCTCAATGGGCGCACAAGCCTGCACGTGCAACCGCAAGGAGGCGGATAA
- a CDS encoding DUF535 family protein: MNFQEGPFAGGLETFFLTPSITLRSGVPAGLPTSQYWRERLKLHARALLHRRVTGQWLRVLNAHPLFCDLVRDSPKLLYKIYRPYMSNVLCAEARLRVLAIHYGFVFSRGLGPMIVAAARAGVPLGSVEGKTGTMYELQLRAVSTMEREGELVLQLCESGTPVFSLAFTFAEEAGAAIVCIGCIQGPKGGDGLESIRTATRELHGVRPKHLLVTLVRQLGYAFGCGRVRLVGNANRVVHGAIRRGKVLADYDQMWNELGAERRADGDYGLACEPVQEPDMEQIQSKKRSEARKRHAVVVELADALVASLVFPVRA, translated from the coding sequence ATGAATTTTCAAGAAGGCCCTTTCGCAGGGGGGCTGGAGACATTCTTCCTGACGCCGTCGATCACGCTGCGCTCGGGCGTGCCGGCAGGTTTGCCCACATCGCAATACTGGCGTGAGCGGCTCAAGCTGCATGCGCGGGCGCTGTTGCACCGCCGTGTTACCGGGCAATGGCTGCGCGTGCTGAATGCGCATCCCCTGTTTTGCGACCTGGTCCGCGATTCCCCCAAGCTGCTGTACAAGATTTATCGCCCCTACATGAGCAATGTGCTGTGCGCGGAAGCGCGTCTGCGCGTGCTGGCGATCCATTACGGCTTCGTGTTCAGCCGCGGACTGGGGCCGATGATCGTGGCCGCCGCGCGTGCCGGGGTGCCGCTCGGATCGGTGGAGGGGAAAACCGGCACCATGTACGAGTTGCAGTTGCGCGCCGTATCCACCATGGAACGCGAAGGCGAGCTCGTGCTGCAATTGTGCGAAAGTGGCACGCCGGTGTTCTCGCTGGCGTTCACCTTTGCCGAGGAGGCGGGGGCGGCGATTGTGTGTATCGGCTGCATTCAGGGGCCCAAAGGTGGCGATGGGCTTGAATCGATCCGCACAGCAACGCGCGAGTTGCACGGCGTGCGGCCCAAGCATTTACTGGTGACCTTGGTACGGCAGCTCGGCTATGCCTTCGGTTGTGGCCGCGTGCGGCTGGTCGGGAATGCGAACCGCGTGGTGCACGGCGCGATTCGTCGCGGCAAGGTGTTGGCCGATTATGACCAGATGTGGAATGAACTGGGCGCCGAACGTCGTGCCGATGGCGATTATGGGCTTGCGTGCGAGCCGGTGCAGGAACCCGATATGGAGCAGATCCAGTCGAAAAAGCGCTCGGAGGCGCGCAAGCGGCATGCCGTGGTGGTGGAGCTGGCCGATGCGCTGGTAGCCAGCCTGGTTTTCCCCGTGCGCGCATGA